The Raphanus sativus cultivar WK10039 chromosome 6, ASM80110v3, whole genome shotgun sequence sequence aatctagtatatatattccACTATTccgtaaattttaaatattttcgcagcttagttatttttttttacagtttaaCTATTTTTCTGTCATTTCGCGATTAAACAGTGGTTATTCAGAATCATAATATTAATTGATATATGTAATGGTACTGAAATTTGCAACAAACCAGTTATGTCCAAACACagcatataattttaaagactATCGttgtcataattttataaaataatcgGACTCTTGGATCGTAGTCTATAATAGACTGAAGTCTTTTAAAAtccttttttgttcaaaataatattttatttgtgacTTTGTGTCACAACAAATTAACTGGGATATCACAATCTTTCTAGTCTTTTTTTTCAGGTCAACCACAATATTCCTAGTCAAACTAACTTTTGTGTCTGATTAAAAGTATCTCCAACttaatttcatttttactctaaaagaaaataaaatgaatatgaaataaaagTGTTCAGATCCAATTTCATATTTTCGCTCTGTAATAAAATCTGTTCTATAAATGAAGtagtctatttttttttgtttattcattgcTTTATGaagtagaaaataaaatatgattaaatcgtttttactctatatttattttttgctctattttaaagaaaaaatgaaattttatattaaaaatgctTTAATAGAattctattatttataattacataaacgGTTTATTATCTACCAGACTTGATCGCATGAAAATCATTAATGTAATATACCGGTTGTTCAATCTAGATATTCaatctattgattatttatttagtttttaaaaattattcttcaatttaaagatatatttaatttttatttatttagtttttaaaaattattcttcaagttaaagaaatatttaattttgaaccCAAAATGTATGTTGTAATATTCAGCAcagtatttttgtaaatattttcgaCAATTCTGATTTTTCCTTTCTTTATCTAATAACGTAAGACGATGTCAATTCCTGTCAATAAAACAAGGACTGGACACAAGGAGTACTTGCTATTTTGCGTATACTTGCGACTTGATTTGTCttgtaataataaaattttcgacTTATACTTGACTTGTTAGAAACGATTATTTGTTATTTCGAATacttaattaaaaatgaattactTGAAAGTTAATTGTCTTGATGTATTATTTACTATTAAAGAATACTTGTAAACTATTTACGAgtacttataaattatttacgagtttttcgaaatatttttaaactactTACTAATTAATACTctgttagaaatatatatatgaaagtttGTTTTGCttattctatttaaaataacatgTGATTTATTTTACTTGCTTTGACAACATATAATACTTAAATTTTCAAGATGGGTACAAGTTAAATAGCCAATTGAAAGCGAGTAACTAATAGTGATATCTAGCTCTAAATAAAACTGCTTCATGCAAAACTCTTTtgttcaataaaaaaaactcttttgtTTGTCGGCTGCTACATAAAGAAAACTTAAGTATCACATGCCAAAACTGCACTCTCATCGGGACCGCAACTAATGTGAAGTAAATAAAGTGGACCCTTTGTCTTCATTTAATGTTAACCACATACATATAGTCTATTTATCCGTTCAATGAACGGAATCTTATGTGATTCGAACCTAATGCAATTTAAAACACCAACTAATCTAGATTAGCATATCACTTCCAGATCAATGACGCAAATATCTTCAACGAATGTATTTGGCAGAGCCGGTTGATCATTTCAATTAGGGATGTCAATTGGGCTGTCCGGACGGAAGTGAACATGTCTAGAtgggttctttttttttaggcGTTTTTGGTCTTGATGTCCAAATAGGTCCATGTCCAAATAGTCCATGTCAAATATGACCATGTCCAAATAGTCCATGTCCAAATAGGACTATTTCCAGTTGGACTGTCCATGGAGTCCAGTTCGCCCActtgatgtaaaaaaatatacagattctaaattttatatataataacagaTACATAGATTAAAATTCCATGTTTGAACTCGAGATCGAGAGATTGAGTCATGGAGAACTTGAGATCGAGAGATATGAGATCGAGAGATAAGAGTGACGgctaaatgaaaaaaatgattttcctCAATTAAAAACCCTAGACATTTTAATGATTTGGACGGTCCATGTCCATCTGGTTTTGTCCATTGGTTTTTGGACGTATTTAGACGTTGTTCAGTtggacaacaaaatattttggacagATTTGGGCATGTCCATATTAGTCCATATTAATTTGGACATGGACGTCCATGGACAGAGTGTCCAGTTGACATCCCTAATTTCAATGGGTCAATTACAAAACATAGATACATTTCATGTGTTAATGTGCTAAGTTTGCAACATTTTTCTAAATTACATAACAAACAAACCTACACATGGGTCACATGAACACCCGCACAAAGCACTAACTCCGCCACAAGAGGTCATCAGACAATATATAAGATGATATGACAATCTTGTTCTTGAGATAGCTTTTAAGTTGAGTTAAGTTATATTTCCAAtatagtattagagtttagggttagTCTCGATACATACTTTTTCCATACAAACATGTTTCTACTTCTATAGTCTTTAGAACTTTCATTTTGTTATGGTATATCTGAAATAGTTGGTTTGAACTGTTTACATTGAACTATTTCCATCCACGtccataaaatatatatttgatcccACACTGGTTGAGAAAAAGATCTCTGGGCAATATATAAAGGATATGTCAATTCTCAACTTTAATTTTTGATTCGAATTAGACCATATTCCTGATAAACAAATCCATGATACATATAATTTTAGGTAAGAATGAACCATATTGAATATCCAGAGTTATGAAGATATATACAATCCATTATTTCACCCAGTTTTATGACATGCATCATTTTGTTATTAtccaaataattaatatttaatttttaatgtccAACAAAATAATGTTCTATCTATATATCCGATGTAATCTTTAAGCaataaatatatgagtatattcaaaaacttgaaatctaatataaaataataatattttaccatataaataacacatttattactttttaaaataacttaataactaaataattaatctaacaaataaaatttgtcaACCCAACATATATTAGCTATTATATATATCAGAGTGGATAtttatcttataaatttttagtatttatagttaattttgttttcggatttgattctttgtttttctcctcagttataaataattttaatatttgttttgctttctAGAATTACAAATATCtagatttctttttaaaacgaataaaaataaatagataatgaGTCaataaattactatatatattttattcaccTCTAATTCTGAGGTAGTGCTTTGTGTAGTTATAAGAAAAGGAATATAAGTTGacataaaaaaaactttctcaCTCTCCTCCTCAGCTCGCTCGCAACATCCAAAAACAAGTGAAAACCATATCGTCTTCAACCATCCACACCAAAAAGAGACAGTGATATCTTAGGTCATTTTAGGTCGTCTTTGTCTAAAAACAAGTCAAAATATGtcattttagatatatttggCTATAAAAATGAGAGTATGAGTAGCTTCGGTAAAAATTGTGATACACCAAAGtgtataaatttgtatttactattgataaataaaatatatattaaaaaatgtgTTAATTAGGCAAAgcttataaactttaaaaaataaaaattaagatttaatttaatttttatatatactattcaGTTATGAAAAGATGCATAAAATAACCGAGATTTACAAACACTTAAGAATCACTATAACTACATTATATAGTATTTCCAATAACATTTTAGTAATACCATAACtaataacactaaattttagttaagaaaatgttaaaaaaaaaaaacactaaattttagTGTTAGGGTTTTGTTTCATCGTCTTgtcaacaaatttatttttttcctcaCGGAACATGATTCAACGGGTTTATCCTAGCGCCAATGTTTCGGTCTTCTTGATCCATAACTGGCTGGAGTCCTTTGTTTCTTTTAACTGCGGTTTTGGGTTTGCGGTCATCTCCAAAAACTTGACTTATTGATTCTGGTACAAGGATTGTCAATTTTTCATCTCCAGTGAAAGTCAGCTAATCAATAACTAAAATCAGTCTAACACGTGATGGTAGGCTGTAGGCTTTGCTCCGATGGTGGTTGACAGGTAGGAACATCTGTGTTGGAGTTTCTTCGTCGTCTTGTGATGTGGTAGTTTTTCAAGATTCTAGTTATCGGCTTGGTTCGATGGTTCCTTGTTCAACgtctaaatttaataaattaccTTCTTAGGATCGGTTCAGTCCGGCTAAGATATATGCTCtgtatcttttattttgttttatttttttaaataaaaacatgaaattttaaaattttaattaatgaagtttatttacaaaaaaaacacactaGATTCTTGACTAAAAACTTATAACTAAGGGgatgactggttttcccgctaccacccgcaaacgcagcttttgcggttcatagcggttgttgacGTTTCGAAATAATCACAGAAAACGTtaacaaatcgcttcaaaccgctccgaacctcttaaaatcaaaagctggttccagctagcatttgcggttgcgggatggtaaatttttttctttagaaacagaataaataaaaataatagtaaaaatatccgataaaaattttcaattgaaataatagaaattgtaaaatgtattcatattatatttcaatttatattataaaaattcaaaactaaaatattttctataaatttttaaaattgaataatatgattttataaatataaattttatatttatcatattattatgatttttaatattttttataattacataaaatgtaaatattgttaaattattatttaacagatattgcgtttggtagtttaccagtcatgagagtcccgcaaacgcaacaatttctaacagttgtaccagtcgtacaaatctctagaaaacgcttaaaaccgcaaccatccgcacccgcaaactcccacAACCGCAACcacaaccgctgcggttacaccagtcaggccctaagtAAGATATTAGTGCTACAAAAAAGATATAATTAAGTAATTTAGAGCAATTTTATTAAGAGTATTTAATAgagtatcttttattttataaaaaaaatatcagagaaaatgaaatagaatgaactaatattttttaaataactaaaatttaattatctgtgaaattaaattgttattattttgaataaggGAAATCCAAATTGAAAAACTCGAGGTTGCTCTTACTGTAAGTCATGAAAAAACATATTGGATaaattttctctatttttttacggataaatattattaattttggaAAGCAGTAAAGAAAGAATTCAACAATATTATTTGACTTGAAGCACAGACAATGAtctcaatatatttttacaaattattaaGTAAAGATTGGTTTTGTCAAagcaaaaagttttttttttcaaaagaaacttttggaaaaaaataaaaaaaaaataagtagaaTTAGAAAAATGAGTCATTCACCACACACCACACACGTCTCTATCTTCCCCAGCCAAAATCACCATAATGATCTTTCCCTTTATCTTTTATCTTTTCCAGATTCCGACAATTCCATATTCTGGATCCACCACTATATAAGAAGACGACAGAGCGATGCTTGAGATGAAGAATAGAGTCATCTTCAGCCATAGACAGAGAGAAGTTAAAAGAATAACAATAATTACACACAGTTTGAAGAAACCATGGAAAGAAAGCCTTTTGAGGTTGAGACAATGAAGACGGATGAGGATCAGAAACCCTACTCCGCCGTCGATGGCGGTGGTTCTGATTCGGTCGATTCATTTGATGAAGATCAGAAAAAGCTCGTGTATAGAGGATGGAAAGTCATGCCTTTTATCATTGGTAAcgctcttttttctttttctctattcAGACAATctgtttttatattattgtgTGTCTGCTTTCTCAACACGGTccagaaactaaataaaaacgtGAGAATAAAACTAGAACATGTTGTCCGTGATTTCAAAAGTACTGTACTTTCTCTTCGACTTCACTGTGTTGAAAATCTCGAATTTGGGATTACGAAATGAAATTTATTTCTGAAAACGATTGAAACCCGGATCAACCGAATCTACCAGATCTagagaaagagtttttttattcaACGATCTGGAGAAAGAGTTATTACAATTTACAACTTTTTTCATTAATAATGCTTTTTAGTTTTGAGTTTATAACTTTTATACGCGTAAgacaaatttatttagtttctgGGAGTTACAGCAGTTAAGAATTAAAGACAAAAGAATAAAGAAGCagaatattcaaaaaaaaaaagcactgAAAGTAAAATCTTCGATTCGTGTGTGTTTCGGTTTAAAAAGTTGTGAATTAAATGTTACAAAAAGTTTGTTACTTTATGGGAAACCAGATTTTTTTTGGGGTTGACCagtgattctttttttttttggacaacagaCCAGTGATTCATTTAtgttgaaaaagaaattaataaatgattCTTGTAGGTAACGAAACATTTGAGAAGCTTGGGATCATTGGGACGTTATCAAACCTTCTTGTGTACCTAACTCAAGTTTTCAACCTCAAGAAATACACAGCTGCAACAATCATCAATGCCTTTAGTGGCACTATCAACTTCGGCACTTTCCTCGCTGCTTTCCTCTGCGACACTTACTTTGGTCGCTACAAGACTCTCACTGTTGCTGTCATCGCTTGTTTTCTGGTACACTTAACCGTTTTATTTTCGTTAACTAAGactcaattctttttttttttttttactaaaccgTGTTTATCTTTTTGTAGGGATCGCTTGCGATACTACTCACGGCAGCAGTTCCGGGACTGCACCCGACTCCTTGTGGAACAAAAAGTTCATGCGAAGGGCCTGATGGGGGCCAGATTGCGTTTCTGATGTTGGGTTTAGCGCTTCTCGTGGTTGGTGCCGGTGGTATCAGGCCGTGTAACTTGGCCTTTGGTGCCGATCAGTTCAACCCCAAATCCGAATCAGGAAAGAAAGGAATCAACAGTTTCTTCAACTGGTACTTCTTCACTTTCACGTTCGCGCAGATCATCTCGCTCACGCTAGTTGTGTATATCCAGTCCAACGTGAGCTGGACCATCGGTTTGAGTATCCCTGTGGGTCTCATGTTCTTGGCTTGCGTCATTTTCTTCGCTGGTCATAAACTTTATGTAAAAGTGAAAGCCTCCGGTAGTCCCTTGGCTGGTATAGCTCGTGTTATAGCAGCCGCCATCTCGAAACGAGGATTGAAGCCGGTTAAGCAGCCTTGGGTCGATCTTTACAATCACATTCCTCGTAACTATGCAAACTTAACCCTAAAATACACCGACCAGTTCAGGTAAACACATAAGAGTTCTGTCTCTGTtgctttgtgttttttttttatttttatttttaataaatgtattccacaaaaaaaaaccatattTACACtgaatgcaatttttttttaaactaaatgttgttctttttgaataaatgtaacaaaaaaaaccaTTTTTACAATGAatgcagtttaaaaaaaaactaaatgttgGTTTGTTGTTGTTATATTGTCAGGTTTCTAGACAAAGCAGCGATAATGACTCCTGAGGACAAGTTAAACTCTGATGGAACAGCTTCTGATGCATGGAAACTATGTACGATGCAGCAAGTGGAAGAAGTGAAATGTATTATAAGAGTGATTCCAATCTGGTTCGCTTGTGCTATCTACTACCTTGCAATAAGCATGCAAATGACTTATCCCGTCTTCCAAGCGCAACAGAGCGACAGGAGATTAGGTTCCGGTGGCTTCAAGATCCCCGCAGCCACCTATGTGGTGTTCTTGATGACCGGTATGACGGTTTTCATCATAATCTACGACCGTGTCCTTGTCCCTTCGCTCAAAAGAGTGACCGGTCTAGACACTGGTATAACACTCTTGCAAAGAATAGGAGCGGGGATCTTTTTTGCGGTGCTGAGTTTATTGGTCTCCGGGTTCATAGAGGAGCGTAGAAGAAGCATTGCGCTGACAAGACAGACCCTAGGGATGGAGCCTAGAGCGGGAGAGATCTCATCGATGTCAGCGATGTGGCTGATTCCGCAGCTGGTTCTTGCAGGGATAGCTGAAGCTTTTGCAGCCATCGGACAGATGGAGTTTTACTACAAACAGTTTCCTGAGAACATGAGGAGCTTCGCTGGCTCGATCTTCTACGTCGGTGGAGGTGTTTCTAGCTACCTCGCTAGCTTCTTGATCTCCACTGTTCATCGGACGACTGAACATTCACCTTCGGGGAACTGGTTAGCTGAGGATCTGAACAAGGCGAAATTGGATTACTTCTATTTCATGCTCACGGGGCTCATGGTCGTTAACATGGTGTACTTCTTGATAGTGGCTAAGTTTTATAGATACAAAGGCAGTGATGATAAAGGCATCTCTGCTATTGAGACCAATGAAGATGAGCAGAAGCAGCGAGAGAAGAACTCGGTCTAATCTgtaaacttttattatttttattctggTCATCTAATTCAGTCtcatctttgttgttgttgtactgTAATCTCCTTAGATTCAAATGAATATGAATGTAAAACAAGATTTTGTTGCTCGGTTCCCCATACATGGCAGAACAAATCACTAAAAGAAGAAGACTACTACAAGgattctatatataatatatatatatatatatatatatatatatatatatatgccacATGTACGTATCAAACTAGTAGAGACCTCCATGTGGTCAAAAGAATCTCATCAATATTCCTTCTCACTGTATCCTCATCTAGTCCTTCTCCACGCACGATAAGTGCGCCATTGGCTAGTTCTACATCGCTGACTCCTAACAAAAGGAGAAATTTCATTATGATACGTTTTCTTTGTCTCAAACACAACCATTGTATTTTGTTAGTACCTTCACACTTATAGATATAATCCAAAGCTTTCTTCATGGCTTTTTCCCCTTTTAACTCCATTCCCGAATCTCTATTCTTGCTGCAAATAATGAAATTACATTAGCTATAAATATTATAACTATTGTTTTACGTGCGGAGTCATAAATTAACTAaccattttaaagaaaaaaactttgaaaGTTGGGAATTTGAATAGAGG is a genomic window containing:
- the LOC108813059 gene encoding LOW QUALITY PROTEIN: protein NRT1/ PTR FAMILY 2.10-like (The sequence of the model RefSeq protein was modified relative to this genomic sequence to represent the inferred CDS: inserted 1 base in 1 codon) translates to MLEMKNRVIFSHRQREVKXNNNNYTQFEETMERKPFEVETMKTDEDQKPYSAVDGGGSDSVDSFDEDQKKLVYRGWKVMPFIIGNETFEKLGIIGTLSNLLVYLTQVFNLKKYTAATIINAFSGTINFGTFLAAFLCDTYFGRYKTLTVAVIACFLGSLAILLTAAVPGLHPTPCGTKSSCEGPDGGQIAFLMLGLALLVVGAGGIRPCNLAFGADQFNPKSESGKKGINSFFNWYFFTFTFAQIISLTLVVYIQSNVSWTIGLSIPVGLMFLACVIFFAGHKLYVKVKASGSPLAGIARVIAAAISKRGLKPVKQPWVDLYNHIPRNYANLTLKYTDQFRFLDKAAIMTPEDKLNSDGTASDAWKLCTMQQVEEVKCIIRVIPIWFACAIYYLAISMQMTYPVFQAQQSDRRLGSGGFKIPAATYVVFLMTGMTVFIIIYDRVLVPSLKRVTGLDTGITLLQRIGAGIFFAVLSLLVSGFIEERRRSIALTRQTLGMEPRAGEISSMSAMWLIPQLVLAGIAEAFAAIGQMEFYYKQFPENMRSFAGSIFYVGGGVSSYLASFLISTVHRTTEHSPSGNWLAEDLNKAKLDYFYFMLTGLMVVNMVYFLIVAKFYRYKGSDDKGISAIETNEDEQKQREKNSV